The following coding sequences are from one Ruminococcus flavefaciens AE3010 window:
- a CDS encoding type IV pilus twitching motility protein PilT has product MAIEIHRILDEVRLLGCSDLHFTDRIAPVVRLNGTLRTMRSQYPEMDEEEILNIVHQMTNDAQQTSINNHKDTDFSFTTRSGYRHRVNVYFQKGKPAIAIRLLRNDIPTLEDLGLPPILADFAMRPRGLVLVTGPTGSGKSTTLAAMIDFVNLNRSAHVITVEDPIEYVHDHKRCMVNQREIGDDVPSFALALRAALREDPDVILVGEMRDFETIQAAVTAAETGHLVMSTLHTTSAADTINRIIDVYPEHQQQQIRTQLANNLVAVISQTLIPKKDGSGRIACMEILNVTDAISAMIRDNKIHLVQSAIQTGKQQGMMSLDMELARLVSKNVIGEVDALEKCLDKQEFYRFLSQLGGAPRGGVQG; this is encoded by the coding sequence ATGGCAATCGAAATTCATAGAATACTTGACGAGGTAAGACTCCTCGGCTGTTCTGACCTTCACTTCACAGACAGGATCGCTCCTGTTGTACGTCTCAACGGTACTCTCAGAACCATGCGTTCACAGTACCCCGAAATGGACGAGGAGGAAATACTCAACATCGTTCATCAGATGACAAACGACGCTCAGCAGACAAGCATCAACAACCATAAGGATACCGACTTCTCGTTCACAACAAGAAGCGGCTACCGTCACCGTGTAAACGTATACTTCCAGAAGGGCAAGCCAGCTATCGCTATCCGTCTTCTGAGAAACGATATCCCTACACTTGAGGACCTCGGACTTCCTCCGATACTTGCTGACTTCGCAATGCGTCCCCGTGGACTCGTTCTTGTAACAGGTCCTACCGGTTCAGGTAAATCTACAACCCTCGCTGCTATGATCGACTTCGTTAACCTTAACAGAAGCGCTCACGTAATCACAGTTGAGGACCCTATCGAGTACGTTCACGATCACAAGAGATGTATGGTCAACCAGAGAGAGATCGGCGACGACGTTCCGTCATTCGCTCTTGCTCTGAGAGCTGCTCTCCGTGAGGACCCCGATGTAATCCTCGTAGGAGAAATGCGTGACTTCGAGACTATCCAGGCTGCTGTAACCGCTGCCGAAACAGGACATCTCGTTATGTCAACACTTCATACAACATCTGCAGCTGATACTATCAACCGTATCATCGACGTTTACCCAGAGCATCAGCAGCAGCAGATCAGAACACAGCTGGCTAACAACCTCGTAGCTGTTATCTCACAGACACTTATTCCTAAGAAGGACGGTTCAGGCCGTATCGCTTGTATGGAAATTCTTAACGTTACCGACGCTATCTCGGCTATGATCCGTGATAACAAGATCCACCTCGTTCAGTCTGCTATCCAGACAGGTAAGCAGCAGGGCATGATGTCTCTGGATATGGAGCTTGCAAGACTCGTATCCAAGAATGTTATCGGCGAGGTAGACGCTCTCGAGAAGTGCCTCGACAAGCAGGAGTTCTATCGTTTCCTGTCACAGCTCGGCGGTGCTCCCAGAGGCGGCGTACAGGGTTAA
- a CDS encoding type II secretion system protein — MKTTKKGFTLIELIVVIAIIGVLAAILVPAMLGYVKKSKVSSANSAANTLQKAINTALVEIDEETEEAAKIKSMTGTSGANAAAGKVVTADGAISDSQYSDANTYKKIVNYMDKVYKYDFYAVCDGGVCVGVALRQPNAKYTGTCPGGVITVDNFESKSKTALSDLASQAATKGGWTSTDKT; from the coding sequence ATGAAAACTACAAAGAAAGGTTTTACACTTATTGAGCTCATCGTTGTTATCGCTATCATCGGTGTTCTCGCAGCAATCCTCGTTCCAGCAATGCTCGGTTACGTAAAGAAGTCAAAGGTTTCAAGCGCTAACTCAGCTGCTAACACACTCCAGAAGGCTATCAACACAGCTCTCGTTGAAATTGATGAAGAGACTGAAGAGGCTGCTAAGATCAAGTCAATGACAGGTACAAGCGGTGCAAATGCAGCTGCTGGTAAGGTTGTTACTGCTGATGGTGCTATCTCAGATTCTCAGTATTCAGATGCAAACACATACAAGAAGATCGTAAACTACATGGATAAGGTTTACAAGTATGATTTCTATGCAGTATGTGACGGCGGCGTTTGTGTAGGCGTTGCTCTCAGACAGCCTAATGCTAAGTACACAGGTACTTGCCCCGGTGGTGTTATCACAGTTGATAACTTTGAGTCTAAGTCAAAGACAGCTCTCAGCGACCTCGCTTCACAGGCAGCTACAAAGGGCGGCTGGACATCTACAGACAAGACTTGA